In Acidaminococcus fermentans DSM 20731, one genomic interval encodes:
- a CDS encoding DUF3870 domain-containing protein, producing MEKHYPADAIFVTGVAKVSREDVINTLYGTFTLSLVIDRKTGLILHCSANMIMADTIAFLQDILIGKNLLTDMDPMVRELRSRFLALSQKAVIAALKDAQNHYLTVYPKGV from the coding sequence ATGGAAAAACATTACCCTGCCGATGCCATCTTCGTCACCGGCGTAGCCAAAGTGTCCCGGGAAGACGTGATCAACACCCTATACGGGACCTTCACCCTGAGCCTGGTCATCGATCGGAAAACCGGCCTGATCCTCCACTGCAGCGCCAACATGATCATGGCTGACACCATTGCCTTTCTCCAGGACATCCTGATCGGGAAGAACCTGCTGACGGACATGGACCCAATGGTCCGGGAACTGCGCAGCCGTTTCCTGGCCCTGTCCCAGAAAGCGGTGATTGCCGCCCTGAAGGATGCCCAGAACCATTATCTGACAGTGTATCCGAAGGGGGTGTAA
- a CDS encoding TetR family transcriptional regulator has protein sequence MEKQTESKQRKALTLRQKRNMVYFVEATEKILKEEGIPGVTIRRIAAEAGYNSATLYNYFQDLDELILFGSVCFLRDYLLDLSRNLQPEMTSLERYRTIYQCFNRQAFQFPEIFYNMFFGRYSAKLGRVIQTYYLDLFPEELQGLPADVREMVIRGTLVERDQVVMQNLVEGGFVAGDRAAETLEIIVAVHGSYIHRACLLGDSPERPGLEERFLHIFDYVLAAARPESHQKKEKP, from the coding sequence ATGGAAAAACAGACAGAAAGCAAACAGCGGAAAGCGCTGACGCTGCGGCAGAAGCGCAACATGGTGTATTTTGTGGAAGCTACGGAAAAAATCCTCAAAGAGGAGGGGATTCCCGGTGTGACCATCCGGCGGATCGCAGCAGAGGCCGGGTACAACAGTGCCACCCTCTACAACTATTTCCAGGATCTGGACGAACTGATCCTGTTCGGATCCGTGTGCTTTCTTCGGGACTACCTGCTGGATCTGTCCCGGAACCTGCAGCCGGAGATGACCTCCCTGGAACGGTACCGGACCATTTACCAGTGTTTCAACCGGCAGGCCTTCCAATTCCCGGAAATCTTCTACAACATGTTTTTCGGCCGGTACAGTGCCAAGCTGGGCCGTGTAATCCAGACCTATTACCTGGATCTGTTCCCGGAAGAACTCCAGGGGCTGCCGGCGGATGTCCGGGAAATGGTCATCCGGGGCACGCTGGTGGAACGGGATCAGGTGGTCATGCAGAATCTGGTGGAAGGCGGATTCGTGGCCGGTGACCGGGCTGCCGAAACCCTGGAGATCATCGTGGCTGTCCACGGCAGCTACATCCACCGGGCCTGCCTTTTGGGAGACAGCCCAGAGCGTCCCGGACTGGAAGAACGGTTTCTCCATATCTTCGATTATGTGCTGGCAGCCGCCCGTCCGGAGTCTCATCAGAAAAAAGAAAAACCATGA
- a CDS encoding HD domain-containing protein, translated as MKNAKTIPLPRDLIQFIFEAAYIQRWNDHIRPQGFTELDKQAHKMMILYVLARYEEQDHGASLDWQVLVEGGIFEFLHRVVLTDIKPPVFHELMEKSGARLNQWVYRELARRVPSLAGTDFMEKMQDYLDGTGHPLEKQLIRAAHYLATEWEFRIIYRMNQGIFGVEEIKERIADNIEDHYNLAGVQKIAMNGKTRKFVDLIGKLRFQKRWSQSPRVPETSVMGHVQVVAIMGYFCALSLGACKARLVNDFLGGLWHDLPEVLTRDIISPIKRSVEGLDELIKDIEQRQMEEILLPLLPAGWRGDILNFTLHEFENRIREDGKVRLLDGDIPEKYNQDRYSPVDGRVLKGCDHLAAFLEAWLSIQCGITSSHLAGVVEELPKTYEGKIIGGIDFGKIYAQFR; from the coding sequence ATGAAAAATGCCAAGACCATCCCGCTGCCCCGGGATCTGATCCAGTTTATCTTCGAAGCGGCCTATATCCAGCGGTGGAATGATCATATCCGGCCCCAGGGGTTCACGGAACTGGACAAACAGGCCCACAAGATGATGATCCTCTATGTGTTGGCCCGGTATGAGGAACAGGACCATGGAGCCAGCCTGGACTGGCAGGTGCTGGTGGAAGGGGGCATCTTTGAATTCCTCCACCGGGTGGTGCTTACGGATATCAAGCCCCCGGTGTTCCACGAGTTGATGGAGAAAAGCGGAGCCCGGCTGAACCAGTGGGTCTACCGGGAACTGGCCCGGCGGGTGCCGTCCCTGGCCGGCACGGATTTCATGGAGAAAATGCAGGACTATCTGGATGGAACCGGCCATCCCCTGGAAAAACAGCTGATCCGGGCCGCTCATTATCTGGCAACGGAATGGGAGTTCAGGATCATCTACCGGATGAACCAGGGGATTTTCGGGGTGGAGGAGATCAAAGAACGGATCGCCGACAACATCGAAGACCATTACAACCTGGCCGGTGTCCAGAAAATCGCCATGAACGGGAAAACCCGGAAATTCGTGGATCTCATCGGCAAGCTCCGGTTCCAGAAGCGCTGGTCCCAGTCTCCCCGGGTGCCGGAAACCTCCGTCATGGGCCATGTGCAGGTGGTGGCCATCATGGGGTATTTCTGCGCCCTTTCCCTGGGCGCCTGCAAAGCCCGGCTGGTGAATGATTTCCTGGGAGGCCTGTGGCATGATCTGCCGGAAGTGCTGACCCGGGACATCATTTCTCCCATCAAACGGTCCGTGGAAGGACTGGATGAACTGATCAAGGACATCGAGCAGCGGCAGATGGAGGAAATCCTCCTGCCTCTGCTGCCGGCCGGCTGGCGGGGAGACATCCTGAACTTCACCCTCCATGAGTTCGAGAACCGGATCCGGGAAGACGGGAAAGTCCGGCTGCTGGACGGGGATATCCCCGAGAAATACAACCAGGACCGGTACAGCCCGGTGGATGGCCGGGTGCTCAAGGGCTGCGACCATCTGGCGGCCTTCCTGGAAGCCTGGCTCAGCATCCAGTGCGGCATCACTTCTTCCCATCTGGCCGGAGTGGTGGAAGAGCTGCCGAAGACCTACGAAGGGAAAATCATCGGAGGCATCGACTTCGGGAAGATCTATGCCCAGTTCCGGTAA
- a CDS encoding aminoacyl-histidine dipeptidase, giving the protein MEQEKFENLEELLRQPVFRHFARLCEIPHPSFKEKALSDRVFQWAKEKGFAVRQDEWNNVLLRKPASPGYENRPGVMLQAHLDMVCQKAKGVDHDFLKDPIHLELDGDILSTGGRTTLGADDGIGVALALALLEEDSFAHPELEVLLTTAEEEDLSGAQNVDASDFRSHYLVNIDNAVERHSVTGSCGGFGVNFHLPVTWEAAPETGKFFHLKVEGLQGGHSGEDIHRGRGNANIFLIRMLLSARKEMPLRLSALHGGTFRLAIPRDGEAVVLVPGDKADAFLQAVNATAEELRREYKAVAANLKISVEETRGPANGLVVSRDVTDKFIQVLVLSPNGISEMNAAVPGVVQSSDNLGEIRLEREQNRLVVVYEIRTSFRSKADYIWDKIHLLAQMVGGSCEKFAAYPGWPHDPDSRLTPLVQQVYEETFGEEMAATPIHSGLECGCLIGKKPDLDAISLGPDCWDLHSPQERLSVKSTIRMYGFLKKLLEKIK; this is encoded by the coding sequence ATGGAACAGGAAAAATTCGAAAATCTGGAAGAACTGCTCCGGCAGCCGGTGTTCCGGCATTTTGCCCGGCTCTGTGAGATTCCTCATCCTTCGTTTAAAGAAAAGGCCCTCAGTGACAGGGTGTTCCAGTGGGCCAAAGAAAAAGGCTTCGCCGTCCGTCAGGATGAATGGAACAATGTGCTGCTGCGGAAACCCGCGTCTCCCGGGTATGAAAACCGGCCGGGGGTGATGCTCCAGGCCCATCTGGACATGGTGTGCCAGAAGGCCAAAGGGGTGGACCACGATTTCCTGAAGGATCCCATCCATCTGGAACTGGACGGGGACATCCTTTCCACCGGAGGCCGCACCACCCTGGGGGCCGATGACGGCATCGGAGTGGCCCTGGCTCTGGCTCTCCTGGAAGAGGATTCCTTCGCCCACCCGGAACTGGAAGTCCTGCTGACCACCGCTGAAGAAGAAGACCTCAGCGGTGCCCAGAATGTGGATGCCAGTGATTTCCGTTCCCATTACCTGGTGAACATCGACAATGCGGTGGAACGCCATTCAGTGACGGGCAGCTGCGGAGGTTTCGGGGTGAACTTCCACCTGCCGGTGACCTGGGAGGCGGCTCCGGAAACGGGCAAATTCTTCCATCTGAAAGTGGAAGGGCTCCAGGGCGGCCATTCCGGGGAGGACATCCACCGGGGCAGGGGCAATGCCAACATCTTTCTGATCCGGATGCTCCTGTCCGCCCGGAAAGAGATGCCCCTGCGGCTGTCCGCTCTCCATGGAGGCACTTTCCGGCTGGCCATTCCCCGGGACGGGGAAGCAGTGGTGCTGGTGCCCGGGGACAAAGCGGATGCTTTCCTCCAGGCGGTGAATGCCACGGCGGAAGAGTTGCGCCGGGAGTACAAGGCGGTGGCCGCCAATCTGAAGATTTCCGTGGAAGAGACCCGGGGACCGGCCAACGGACTGGTGGTATCCCGGGATGTGACGGACAAGTTCATCCAGGTGCTGGTCCTGTCTCCCAACGGGATCTCTGAAATGAATGCGGCGGTGCCCGGCGTGGTCCAGAGTTCGGACAATCTGGGGGAAATCCGTCTGGAACGGGAACAGAACCGTCTGGTGGTGGTATACGAAATCCGTACATCCTTCCGGTCCAAGGCGGACTATATCTGGGACAAAATCCATCTCCTGGCCCAGATGGTGGGGGGCAGCTGCGAGAAATTCGCCGCTTATCCCGGCTGGCCCCATGATCCGGATTCCAGACTGACCCCACTGGTCCAGCAGGTGTATGAGGAAACCTTCGGAGAAGAAATGGCCGCCACACCCATCCATTCCGGACTGGAATGCGGCTGCTTGATCGGAAAAAAGCCGGATCTGGATGCCATTTCCCTGGGTCCGGACTGCTGGGATCTCCATTCTCCCCAGGAACGGCTCAGTGTGAAGAGCACCATAAGGATGTATGGTTTTTTGAAGAAGCTGTTGGAAAAAATCAAATAA
- a CDS encoding Glu/Leu/Phe/Val family dehydrogenase produces MSLFEMAKIPMEKASKLINLDPNAEAVISQPERTLEVSIPVKMDDGHVEVFTGYRSQNSTVLGPAKGGVRYHQNVSMDEVKTLGFWMTTKCAIAGLPYGGGKGGIIVDPRKVSKTELEKITRGYIDKIAPVIGEKKDIPAPDVNTNAQIMAWMCDEFSKINCQFAPGFITGKAICMGGSQGRTSATGRGVITATLELLKREGIKPEDATLAIQGFGNVGSWTAKCAADKGLKIVALSDISGGIYDANGFDPYKVEEYAKNNGGVIKGYPGATPISNEEVLEQDVTVLIPAALELQITAKNADKIKAKMIVEAANGPTDAEADVILEKRGIPVVPDVLANGGGVTVSYFEWVQNLYRYFWTEEEVIDRQEQMMVKAFGNVYDAAKKYNTTMRVGAYIVALNALVEPLKLRGII; encoded by the coding sequence ATGAGTTTGTTTGAAATGGCAAAGATTCCTATGGAAAAAGCTAGTAAACTGATCAACCTGGATCCCAACGCTGAGGCCGTCATCTCCCAGCCTGAACGGACCCTGGAAGTCAGCATCCCTGTAAAAATGGATGATGGCCATGTGGAAGTATTCACCGGCTATCGTTCCCAGAACAGCACCGTGCTTGGGCCTGCCAAAGGCGGCGTTCGGTACCATCAGAATGTGTCCATGGATGAAGTGAAGACCCTGGGCTTCTGGATGACCACCAAATGCGCCATCGCTGGTCTGCCTTACGGCGGCGGCAAAGGCGGCATCATTGTTGATCCCCGGAAAGTTTCCAAGACGGAACTGGAAAAAATCACCCGTGGGTACATCGACAAGATCGCACCGGTAATCGGCGAAAAGAAAGATATCCCGGCTCCTGACGTGAACACCAACGCCCAGATCATGGCCTGGATGTGCGATGAATTCTCCAAGATCAACTGCCAGTTCGCTCCTGGTTTCATCACCGGGAAAGCCATCTGCATGGGCGGTTCTCAGGGCCGTACCTCCGCAACCGGCCGTGGCGTAATCACCGCTACCCTGGAACTGCTGAAGAGAGAAGGAATCAAACCGGAAGATGCCACCCTGGCCATCCAAGGGTTCGGCAACGTAGGTTCCTGGACTGCCAAATGCGCAGCTGACAAAGGCCTGAAGATCGTTGCCCTGAGCGATATCAGCGGCGGGATCTATGATGCCAACGGCTTCGATCCGTACAAAGTGGAAGAATATGCCAAGAACAACGGCGGCGTGATCAAAGGGTATCCTGGCGCTACCCCGATCAGCAACGAAGAAGTGCTGGAACAGGATGTAACCGTACTGATCCCGGCTGCTCTGGAACTGCAGATCACTGCCAAGAACGCTGACAAGATCAAAGCAAAGATGATCGTGGAAGCAGCCAACGGCCCGACCGATGCAGAAGCCGATGTCATCCTGGAAAAGAGAGGCATCCCTGTAGTGCCTGACGTGCTGGCCAACGGCGGCGGCGTAACCGTATCCTACTTCGAATGGGTACAGAACCTGTACAGATACTTCTGGACGGAAGAAGAAGTCATCGACAGACAGGAACAGATGATGGTGAAAGCCTTCGGGAACGTATATGACGCAGCCAAGAAGTACAACACCACCATGCGTGTAGGCGCCTACATCGTAGCTCTGAACGCTCTGGTTGAACCTCTGAAACTGAGAGGCATTATCTAA
- a CDS encoding epoxyqueuosine reductase encodes MDKQELKAFCRQLGLTEVGVAPSRLPVPDPLPEICPLAAGKGLERYDLTRLLPGCQGAVVVLFPYWQPPVSGSNLSLYCQLPDYHPVVRKYLEQIAGWMAARNPDSGQLAIVDTSPLAERDLAVQAGVGFLGDNGCLINPTYGSWCFIGAVLTTWPLEPDRPLERSCCHCGACARNCPGRCFREGTYGYRTCKSYLTQKKGELTEEEQAILRKTPLIFGCDHCQLICPHNRQVPETPLAEFRRDRLPRIAGQDLENLTNRQFRERYGSYAFSWRGKKILLRNLDLVEQNDKSGQESR; translated from the coding sequence ATGGATAAACAAGAACTGAAGGCGTTCTGCCGGCAGCTGGGACTGACGGAAGTGGGGGTGGCCCCCAGCCGTCTGCCGGTGCCGGATCCCCTGCCGGAGATATGCCCCCTGGCGGCGGGAAAGGGCCTGGAACGGTACGACCTTACCCGTCTGCTCCCCGGCTGTCAGGGTGCGGTGGTGGTCCTGTTCCCCTACTGGCAGCCTCCGGTTTCCGGCAGCAATCTTTCTTTGTACTGCCAGCTGCCGGACTACCATCCGGTGGTCCGGAAATACCTGGAACAGATTGCCGGCTGGATGGCGGCCCGGAACCCGGACAGCGGACAGCTGGCCATTGTGGATACTTCGCCCCTGGCGGAACGGGATCTGGCGGTCCAGGCCGGTGTGGGGTTCCTGGGGGACAATGGCTGCCTGATCAATCCCACCTACGGCTCCTGGTGCTTCATCGGGGCCGTGCTCACCACCTGGCCCCTGGAACCGGACCGGCCTCTGGAACGGAGCTGCTGCCACTGCGGAGCCTGTGCCCGGAACTGTCCGGGCCGCTGCTTCCGGGAGGGAACCTATGGGTACCGGACCTGCAAATCCTACCTGACCCAGAAAAAAGGGGAACTGACGGAAGAGGAACAGGCCATTCTCCGGAAAACGCCTCTGATATTCGGCTGTGACCATTGTCAGCTGATCTGCCCCCACAACCGGCAGGTGCCGGAAACTCCTTTGGCGGAATTCCGCCGGGACCGGCTGCCCCGGATTGCCGGGCAGGACCTGGAAAACCTCACCAACCGGCAGTTCCGGGAACGGTACGGGTCCTATGCCTTTTCCTGGCGGGGGAAGAAAATCCTGCTGCGGAACCTGGATCTGGTGGAACAAAACGACAAAAGCGGACAGGAAAGTCGGTGA
- a CDS encoding DMT family transporter, translating to MPHLPALSGRTLVLLGALCWSLNSPLVKYLTLDSFLICALRSLIAGLVLLPALRPREIAWNRYLAAYALAYCALCLSVITSLSLTSPAIAIGMQYTATIWLFLLYWIQSRAFNRRAFLPVLVIMAGVLCFMLSGGSGDSHPLGNLIALTEGIFFAGMSLASQKATRTNALGITALGNLVTALVVFALFPSARAALPAMDGREWLLMVLLGVVQVAGGYGFYNLGVQKIPAREASVLALWEMILGPLWVALFLHQIPGPMVLAGFAVILCGMLLNAKMRA from the coding sequence ATGCCCCATCTGCCCGCCCTGTCCGGCAGGACCCTGGTCCTTCTGGGAGCCCTCTGCTGGAGCCTGAATTCCCCTCTGGTCAAATATCTGACCCTGGATTCCTTCCTGATCTGCGCTCTCCGTTCTCTCATTGCCGGCCTGGTCCTGCTGCCCGCTCTCCGGCCCCGGGAAATCGCCTGGAACCGGTACCTGGCGGCCTATGCCCTGGCTTACTGTGCCCTGTGCCTCAGTGTCATTACCTCCCTGTCCCTCACCTCCCCGGCCATTGCCATCGGCATGCAGTACACCGCCACCATCTGGCTGTTCCTGCTGTACTGGATCCAGAGCCGCGCTTTCAACCGCCGGGCCTTTTTGCCGGTGCTGGTGATCATGGCCGGTGTCCTGTGTTTCATGCTGTCCGGAGGCAGCGGGGATTCCCATCCCCTGGGAAATCTCATCGCCCTGACAGAGGGGATTTTCTTTGCCGGCATGAGCCTAGCCTCCCAGAAGGCCACCCGGACCAATGCCCTGGGGATCACGGCACTGGGCAACCTGGTGACGGCGCTGGTGGTCTTTGCCCTGTTCCCTTCCGCCCGGGCCGCCCTGCCGGCTATGGACGGCAGGGAATGGCTCCTGATGGTCCTGCTGGGGGTGGTCCAGGTGGCCGGGGGCTACGGTTTCTACAACCTGGGAGTCCAGAAGATCCCTGCCCGGGAAGCCTCTGTGCTGGCCCTCTGGGAAATGATCCTGGGACCGCTGTGGGTGGCCCTGTTCCTCCACCAGATCCCCGGTCCCATGGTCCTTGCCGGTTTTGCCGTCATCCTCTGCGGGATGCTCCTGAACGCAAAAATGCGGGCGTGA
- the murI gene encoding glutamate racemase: MQAKQPIGVIDSGVGGLTVLKWLQAKLPHEDFIFIGDTARTPYGNRSREEITRFVAEMTDWLDKRHIKQLVVACNTITVLGLDVIKGNHPFDVIGMAKGSRMVPGVTKNNRVGFFATDFTVSTGAHKREIQRICPEIQVFGQGCPKFVPLIEGEKFGSPELKAAIHEYADKLREHNVDTVLLSCTHYPFVRKEIEEEFGPEVTILDPAERTTQDALENLEKRGLARTTGLGRAEICFTADLERGRRLAARMLDLSKCGFHLIDLQKDPEQPEQEGRTA, from the coding sequence ATGCAGGCAAAGCAACCCATTGGCGTAATCGATTCCGGCGTAGGCGGGCTCACCGTACTGAAATGGCTCCAGGCCAAGCTGCCCCATGAAGATTTCATCTTTATCGGGGATACGGCCCGGACCCCCTACGGCAACCGGTCCCGGGAGGAGATCACCCGGTTTGTGGCGGAAATGACCGACTGGCTGGACAAACGGCACATCAAGCAGCTGGTGGTGGCCTGCAATACCATAACGGTGCTGGGCCTGGACGTGATCAAAGGGAACCATCCCTTTGACGTAATCGGCATGGCCAAAGGCTCCCGGATGGTCCCCGGAGTGACCAAGAACAACCGGGTGGGCTTTTTTGCCACGGATTTCACCGTATCCACCGGAGCCCACAAACGGGAAATCCAGCGGATCTGCCCGGAAATCCAGGTGTTCGGCCAGGGATGCCCCAAATTCGTGCCCCTGATCGAAGGAGAAAAATTCGGTTCGCCGGAGCTGAAGGCCGCCATCCATGAATATGCGGACAAGCTCCGGGAACATAATGTGGATACGGTGCTCCTTTCCTGCACCCATTATCCCTTTGTCCGGAAAGAAATCGAAGAGGAATTCGGGCCGGAAGTGACCATCCTGGATCCGGCGGAACGGACCACCCAGGATGCTCTGGAAAACCTGGAGAAACGGGGACTGGCCAGGACCACCGGCCTGGGGCGGGCAGAAATCTGCTTTACGGCGGACCTGGAACGGGGGCGGAGACTGGCTGCCCGGATGCTGGACCTGAGCAAGTGCGGATTCCATCTGATCGATCTCCAGAAGGATCCGGAACAGCCAGAACAGGAAGGCCGGACGGCGTGA
- a CDS encoding transcription repressor NadR yields the protein MENKERRDAILAMLKKTDKPVTGTEMAKACQVSRQIIVGDIALLRASGTPIISTPRGYQLHEFQKHGIQESFLCRHGTDQVEAELNAIVDNGGVVHNVVVEHEVYGFMEGELNLRSRRDVQLYIQRMKETKAPLLSSISNGVHTHLVETETEEEMEAIHRALEKLGILVK from the coding sequence ATGGAAAACAAAGAACGGCGGGATGCTATCCTGGCCATGCTCAAAAAGACCGACAAACCGGTAACCGGTACGGAGATGGCCAAAGCCTGTCAGGTGAGCCGCCAGATCATCGTAGGGGATATTGCCTTGCTCCGGGCCAGTGGGACACCGATCATTTCCACGCCACGGGGATATCAGCTCCATGAATTCCAGAAACATGGGATCCAGGAATCTTTCCTTTGCCGCCACGGCACGGATCAGGTGGAAGCGGAACTGAACGCCATTGTGGATAACGGGGGAGTTGTCCACAATGTGGTGGTGGAACATGAAGTATACGGATTCATGGAGGGGGAACTGAATCTCCGGTCCCGGCGGGATGTACAGCTGTATATCCAGCGGATGAAGGAAACGAAGGCGCCGCTCCTGTCCAGTATATCCAACGGGGTCCATACCCATCTGGTGGAAACAGAGACGGAAGAGGAAATGGAAGCCATCCACCGGGCCCTGGAGAAGCTGGGAATCCTGGTGAAATAA
- a CDS encoding YfcC family protein: protein MAEEKKSGFRLHALNPMVLLGIIMFLAFLASYIVPAGEYSRVLNPVLNKEVVDPATFHYIQQQPVSPFYLFQSLTLGLQNAAEIISFLFIIGGMFAIMDATGAINAGLSNVVEKMKGRELLMIPVVMVLFSLLSAFAGCFEEFLAFTPLVIGVSVAMGFDSLTAIAIVFCAAPVGYAGAMTNPFTVGVAQGICGLPMFSGMGLRAVLFVVMNIVTIPYVMWYANKVRKNPELSTVREEDLLYNSHLKLQETPVITLRHKLVLVLFVATIATVVLGVLKFDFYINEMAGLFLLCGILAGIIGGLSSGEIADAFLAGCSNMLFANLVIGMCNGAVLIMQNAHIMDTVIHYMASMLNGLPPTLSACGMFIVQDLFNVLVPSGSGKAAITMPLFAPLADLIGVTRQTAVLAFQMGDAFTNVFAPTSGEVVAACAMAHISFGKWFRWLAPLFAIWCVVAMVFMVIAVQIHYGPF from the coding sequence ATGGCGGAAGAAAAGAAAAGCGGTTTCAGGCTCCATGCCCTGAATCCCATGGTCCTTCTGGGAATCATCATGTTCCTGGCGTTCCTGGCCTCCTATATTGTCCCGGCCGGGGAATACAGCCGGGTACTGAACCCCGTCCTCAACAAGGAAGTGGTGGATCCGGCCACCTTCCATTACATCCAGCAGCAGCCGGTGAGTCCCTTCTATCTGTTCCAGTCCCTGACACTGGGGCTCCAGAACGCAGCAGAAATCATTTCTTTCCTGTTCATCATCGGGGGCATGTTTGCCATTATGGATGCCACCGGAGCCATCAACGCCGGGCTGTCCAACGTGGTGGAAAAGATGAAGGGCCGGGAGCTGCTGATGATCCCGGTGGTTATGGTGCTTTTCAGCCTGCTGTCCGCTTTCGCCGGCTGCTTTGAAGAATTCCTGGCCTTTACGCCTTTGGTGATCGGGGTGTCCGTGGCCATGGGCTTCGATTCTCTCACCGCCATTGCCATTGTCTTCTGTGCGGCACCGGTAGGGTATGCCGGGGCCATGACCAATCCCTTTACCGTAGGGGTGGCCCAGGGCATCTGCGGTCTGCCCATGTTTTCCGGCATGGGGCTCCGGGCGGTGCTGTTCGTGGTCATGAACATCGTGACCATCCCCTATGTGATGTGGTACGCCAACAAAGTCCGGAAGAATCCGGAACTGAGTACGGTACGGGAAGAAGACCTGCTGTACAACAGCCATCTGAAACTCCAGGAAACTCCGGTGATCACTCTTCGGCACAAACTGGTGCTGGTGCTTTTTGTGGCCACCATTGCCACGGTGGTGCTGGGGGTGCTAAAGTTCGACTTCTACATCAATGAAATGGCCGGACTGTTCCTGCTCTGCGGGATCCTGGCCGGCATCATCGGGGGATTGTCCTCCGGGGAAATCGCGGATGCCTTCCTGGCCGGCTGCAGCAACATGCTGTTCGCCAACCTGGTCATCGGCATGTGCAACGGGGCGGTGCTGATCATGCAGAACGCCCATATCATGGATACGGTGATCCACTATATGGCCAGCATGCTCAACGGACTGCCGCCCACCCTCAGCGCCTGCGGCATGTTCATCGTCCAGGACCTGTTCAACGTGCTGGTGCCTTCCGGCAGCGGCAAGGCGGCCATCACCATGCCTCTGTTCGCTCCGTTGGCTGATCTGATCGGGGTGACCCGGCAGACCGCCGTCCTGGCCTTCCAGATGGGAGATGCTTTCACCAACGTGTTCGCTCCCACCAGCGGGGAAGTGGTGGCGGCCTGTGCCATGGCCCATATTTCCTTCGGGAAATGGTTCCGCTGGCTGGCCCCGCTGTTCGCCATCTGGTGTGTAGTGGCCATGGTGTTCATGGTCATTGCCGTGCAGATCCACTACGGTCCCTTCTAA